Below is a window of 'Nostoc azollae' 0708 DNA.
AATTTTAGCAAAAGACTTATCACAAACAGAGTTGCTCCAAAGCATTGAGCGAAAAGGAATTGCAGAGGAATCCATGGGTCAGAAAGTAGAGATATGACTGAATCTAAGAGATCAGTTACAATCAGAAGTTAAAGAATTACGGGCAGAAAATCAAGGGTTAAGAGATGAAAACAACCGATTGAAGGGAGAAAAGGGTCAGGCAAAGATAAAAGCCAAGAATCAAAAAGGGTTCACAAGCAATCACTCATCGGAGAAAGAGCGACAAACACCAAAAAAGGACAACAAAGGCAGTAAGAAGGCTGGGATTAAAATAGACAGAGAAGAAATACTAGAATATCCCCAAGAATTACTCCCAGGACAGGCACAGTTCAAAGGGTATGAAGAAGTAATCATCCAAGACATCATCCTGGCAGCCGATAACGTACTCTTGCGGAAAGAGAAATACTACTCACCATGAGAAGGAAGAACCTATTTGGCAGAACCTCCTTGGGGTTATGAGGGAGAATTCGGTTTAGGAATAAAAACCCTGATTATCAGCTTGTACTATGGGGGTAACATGACCCAAGGCAATTTGTTAGAGTTCCTAGAGAATATTGACTTGCTCGAGCATTTTCAACTACCAACTAAATGGAGAAATGCTCTCCAAGTATTGCCTCAAGAAACTGTGTTGAGTGAGGCAGAGTTTCATAACCTACTGGATACACATCTACCTAAACTGGGTTCACAACAACGGACTCGGATTATGGAAGCAGCAGTTATTGCTTTCTATCATCAACAAACTGATTGGCCAGTGGTGCAAAAAGCGCAAACTCTGGTCTGTAATGATGCTCCTCAATTGAAGTTACTGAATGATAATATCGCTTTGTGTTGGGTAGATGAAGGAAGAAATTATAAGAAGTTAAGTGCGTTTATTGCTTGTCACCAAAAGGTTTTAGATAAATTCCTGGATGATTTCTGGAATTACTACCGAGACTTACTCCCTTGTCAAGATTCTCCCAGTCAGCAAACAGCAAATAAACTCCGGTGTAAGTTTTGGAAGTTGTTCCACACTGACAGTGGTTATCGACAATCAGATGAGCGAAAACCATTAACTCTGGTCAGAATTTCTGAGTTGCTTTATGTTTTAGAGCATCCTGAATTACCTTTGCACAATAACCCGGCTGAGTTAGCTGCTAGAACTATGCTATGGTGCAGCGAGGTAATCTTAGTTATGCCACTCAGACTCTCGAACCCACATTCGGCACCCTAAAGTGCCACAGAGAGAAATTACGGAGAGGAAAACTGCAAGGAAGTATAAGAACAAATAAGTGCCGTAAAAAAAGGCATTGGAGAAACAGTAAAGCACCAAAAATAGCATCAAAAGCTATTCTCAATAAGGAGTAATAAGAAAGAACACCGCCCAGAGGAGTCAACAGATAAATGAAGATTTTCAAGAGATAAATCATAAATTAGACTAATAAATCGAAGTGAAAAAAGAAATTCTATTAAAATAGAGCTATAAATCAGAGAGATGAGGTTATTTTCTCATAGAAATTAAATTAATAGAGAGAAAAATTAGGTAAGTAATTGATAGTAGGGAAAACAATGCTCTGGTAAAATATTCACAATGAAATCTCTCTCTTGAGTCCAGTAACAGATGTGTTTTTCTTGGTTAAGTGTAACTAAACGAATAGACTGAAAGCATGGAAAAATCCAGCGTAAACTGGTGCGGTCAGTTGGTTTGCCCAATTGATTTTTTACTCTTGATCTAGACTCTCTCAAGGTGGTTCTAACTTGTCATTGAGCTAAAGTATAAACCAGCAGACATAAAACCATAATCATTCCCAGGGACTCTATTCTCTCTGGACTTTCTAGGTAAATACTGTCTGCAAAGAATAATGGGTCTTTGAGAAAAGCAAACCCTCTCTGGCAAGACTGTTAAGCTTTATATTCACTCAAGATGGAGTCATGGCTAAGTTCATTTGAATCCGAAAAGTTTGTAGCAATAATAAAAGGCCCTGTCCTCAGAAATTCTCTATTAATTTTACTTTCATTCTGGGAGAATGTAGCTGATATTTCATAGGGTATCTCTCCTGAACTATATTTTTTCTTAGATTTGATTTGAGTAACTTTACTATGGTTAATTCGGTGATATTTGAATTGTTTGAATAGTTTAGATAACTCCTTGATAGCATCAGCTTCACAAGCAAATTTTTCTGGTGATAACTTTTTGAAATCTTGTACAGCTTTTGATTGTGCCTTGGTAATTCTTTGTGAGAGTTTACCCAGGTCTGATTCTCTTCTTTCTTGACTTTGCACTACTAACCATCTTTGTTCTATTCCTGGATAATTTACTGTTTTTGAAGCTAGTTTATATCCGGGTAAGTTACTATTAACAAATTCTGTTTCTGGTAATATTCATATTAATCATTGTGCTGATCTTACGCTTAATGGTACTGGAGATAACCAGCTTAAATCTGACATCATTTTTAGATTTGATTCTGTATATAAGGACCAGTCTGCTACTATGAGACTGTTAAGTTTTAATTGTTTTTGGTACTCTACTGCTATTTTACCGAAGCATGATGAATCTGCTTGGTTTCCCGATGCTAGTTTTAAAAATATATATTGGTATGTCTCCATCTCCTGAACATATCATTTCTATGATGAACTGTTTTAACTCCGCTCTATGGTCACCAGAATAACCGTAGGTAATGGTTATTTCTTTTGGTGATTTTACTGCTAATTCTTCTATTTCTTGATTATTTCCTACTTTTTGACTCTCAAATATTACTTCTGGTAAGCTGGTATTATATTGCCCATGTATCTGCATTTATGATGAGTCTAGATGGCCTGCTCATAGGGATACTCCAAAAATTTTTGGGCTGCTTTTAAGGCGACAATAAAAAATATTCTATCCAATCCTTTTATAAATAGTTTATCCATGACTCTCCCCAGTTTATCATCCTTGAGATATTCTGGTGTTACTCCTGGTCCTATTAGATGGTCACAGGGGATTGTTTCAAAATCTTAGGGAAATATCATATATAAGGGTTTTTATACAAATCCTAACCCGTTGATTATCATGGCTTTTACTACATGACACGGACTTACTTTCTCTCCAATTCCAACGGTTATTTCTACTACTCCTATGGCGTCTATTATTCCTGCTACTATGCCTAAATGGTCTAGGTTTTGAATTTCCATTTTTTGAAGCTTTGATTTCATAAAAGAATTATCCACAACTCCTGTTGTGATTACATCATTTTTTCTTCTGTTCTAATTTAATTTTTAAATCATTAAATTTTCTTTTCTTTTATCTTCTTTACAAAACTTTATTCTCTCACTCTATTGCCATTTTAATCATACTTGTTCTTATTAACCCTTTTTTTCCTTGAAGGAGCTTTAGTTATTGTGTACTACTATCTGTGACAGTTAGGGTGCGGAAGGAGGGCTCGAAGGGACTCAGACTTGGGATACTTTTATCTCTCTTGTTGCTACTACTTGTAAGTTGGGAATTAGCTTTTTTGAATATATTCGTGACCGCATTTCTAAGGTTGGGAATATTCCCTGTTTGGCGACTATTTTTAACTAAAAATCTGCTCTCAATCCTTTTGGTTGCTCATGGATGCCTGAATAACTTCTTCCCCCGAAGTATTCAGGGGATACCTCCTACTATATTTATGATTTCCTTTACTGTATCGAATAAATCTTTCTGTTCCTATCTCTCTCTGAGGAATAATCTATTCACACTATCATGTGAAACGTTTTCCAATATCTCTGCCAATCTACAACATCCCCGATGCTTTAGTTATGATAGCAAAAGCAGAGTGTAATGTTCCAGATTCCATTCTGCTGTAGCAGGTTTGGTTATTTCTCCAATTCTCCGATACCTGCTAAGTAGATGACATTTTTATCACTACACTATTTTGCTACTTTCTCAGTGGGTAAGTCCTAAAATGATTGGTTTAAATAGAAAGAGCAAAGATGCTAAATAACACCTTTGCTTCTTTGCATCTTTGCGCGAGATAAATCTTAAGAAGCTACTTGCGCTGTTGGACGAGTCCGTCGTCTTCTGCCATCAGCAGCAGCTTTTACGGAAACAGGTGGTTCTTCAGGAATTTGCATCAACAAAGTTAAACATGGTTGACATTGTAACTCCCGACGAAGAGAACGCTGCAATTCTTTTTCTAACATTACTTGCAAACCACCCCAATCAATATCATTTGCTTCGTTTCCGGTGACAAATTCTGACCAACGCACGGTTAGAATCTCTTCAATGCGTTGTTGTACCCATTTTAGTAAAAGTGCTCGATCAATACTTGTCACCACACCTTGCATATGAATTTCTGGTTTCGCCAACAGTTTACCATTCCAATCAATGGCAGCAGCAATGGTCACAAGTCCTTCAGAAGCCATGCGTTGTCGTTCTTGCAAGACTTTTGCACTCACCATCCCAGAACTAGTAGTATCCACCAGTTCAATTCCTGATGATACTTTACCAGCAACACGGATAGATTCTTCCGTGAGTTCGATCACATCTCCATTCTGGATAATAATCATATTTTCAGCAGGTATACCCATACTCTGAGCGGTTTCTGCGTGCTTCACCAACATCCGATGTTCACCGTGGAAAGGTACAAAGAACTTAGGACGAGTTAAAGCAATCATTAGCTTTTGCTCTTCTTGACAGCCGTGGCCAGAAACGTGAATACCTTTATCCCTTCCATAGACTACTTTTGCCCCTTGCATCATCAATTTGTCAATGGTGTTAACTACGGCAATTGTATTTCCTGGAATGGGGTTAGCAGAGAATACAACTGTGTCACCTTCCCAAATTTTAATGTGCGGGTGTTCTTTATTAGCAATCCTGGTCATAGCTGCCATTGTTTCACCCTGGGAGCCAGTGGTCAGAATCAACACATTTTCATCTGGCATCCCACGGACAGTATGTAAGGGTTGGAATAGATTATCTTCGCACTTGATATAACCTAAGTTCCGGGCGTGGGCAATTAAATTCAGCATTGAACGTCCCACAACTGTAACTACACGATTGTGTTTCTTTGCCAGTTGCAAAATCATGTTGATGCGATGTACGCTGGAAGCAAAGGTGGTGACAAATAAGCGCCCAGTAGCTTGAGAAAATACTCGATCCAGGTTGGGGAAAACAGAACGTTCTGATGGTGTAAAACCAGGCACTTCTGAATTAGTAGAGTCACTTAGTAGACACAGTACGCCTTTTTCTCCATGTTCTGCTAACCGTTGCAGATCAAACTTTTCTCCATCGACCGGGGTATGGTCAATTTTAAAATCGCCTGTATGGATAACTACACCTAATGGGGTATGAATAGCAACGGTGAAACTATCAGCTATGGAGTGGGTGTTGCGGATGTATTCGACAAAAAAGGCTTTACCAATGCGGACTATATCGCGAGGCATAACAGTTCTTAATTCGGTGTGATCCCGCACTCCTGCTTCTTCTAATTTACCCTCTAGCATTGCCATTGCTAGTCTGGGTCCATAAATTACGGGGATGTCAAATTGTTTCAGGTGAAAAGCAATCCCACCAATATGATCTTCATGACCATGAGTAACAATCATTCCTTTAATTTTATGGCGATTTTCTCTGAGATATGTTGTATCAGGTAACACAATATTAACGCCGTGCATCGCCTCTGTGGGAAAAGCCAAACCTGCATCTAACAGGATTATTTCGTCCTCGTACTCGAAAACACAGGTATTCTTACCAATTTCATGCAAGCCACCCAAAGGAATAATTTTGAGGGTGGAATCAAGTTCGTTTTTAGCCATTTTCTCCTTGAGATTGTGTGTGGTGTTAGTAAGTTGATAGTTAGCGTTCTTGTATGAAAGACAACTAAAAATATCTATTTAAGTCAGTGTAAAAGCAGATGATTTTGAATTTAGAATATCCAAATTTTCGCTTGAATAAATAAAAGGGATTTTTCACTGAATGATGCTTATACCGCTCAGTTTTAACACAGATGTTAAATTACAACTTAGTAACAAGTTTTACCAATTACTTATAGATATCTCTGGCAACTAGCAATTAGCGAGCGTCCAAAATATTGGCGCTTAGATTAAACTAAGTTTGTTCAGCACGTCCTCTATCTTTTGACAGATTTCTGCGTCAGCTTCCCATAAAGGTGAACGAACTGAACCAACCTCCCAACCTTGAAGTTTTAATGCTTGTTTAACAGGAATGGGATTTGTTGTTAAAAATAAAGCTTTAAACAATGGGAAAAGTTGTAAGTGAATCTCGGTGGCTATTTCCATGCTGCCCATATTAAAGGACTTGATCATCTGTTTTAGTTGATTGCCTACCAGATGAGAAGCCACACTTACTACACCCTTGGACCCAATTGCTAACAGAGGCAATGTTAAAGAGTCATCTCCAGCGTAAATCTGAAATTCTTTTGGTGTCAAGCGGCGGATTTCACTAGCCTGGTCTAAATTCCCACTGGCTTCTTTAATTCCCACTATGTTGTCGATTTTTGCTAGCTGCACCACTGTTTCTGGACATAGGTTTTGACCAGTACGACCGGGGACATTGTATAACAACATCGGTAATTCGGGACAGGCTTGAGCAATCGCCTCAAAGTGCTGATATAATCCCGCCTGGGGCGGTTTGTTGTAATAGGGAACAACTTGTAAAGAACCATGTATTCCTATTTTAGCTGCTTTTTGGGTTGCTGCGATCGCTTCTGTGGTTGAATTAGAACCACAACCAGCAATGACTTTGGCTTTACCTTCTACAGCCTGCAATACCTCAACAAACAACTGGTATTCTTCATCCCAAGTCAATGTAGGGGATTCACCTGTTGTCCCACACACAACTAATGTGTCTGTACCGTTGTCAACCAGATGTACTGCTAATTTGGCTGCTACATCATAGTTAACACTGCCGTCTGGCTTAAACGGCGTAATCATAGCAGTTACAATTGTGCCAAAATCTCCCACCCTCTTTTTACTCCTGATTTATCAGTTGTCAGTTGTCACTTGTCAGTCGTCAAAAACTCATGACTAATGACTAATGACTTAGCCAATTTTTCTCTATTAACAGTTCAGCAATTTGTACTGCATTTAAGGCTGCACCTTTACGGATTTGATCACCACAAAGCCATAATTCCAAACAACAAGGATGAGATATATCTTGGCGAATTCTCCCTACTAAAACTTCATCGCGACCACTAGCTTCTATTGGCATGGGGAAATGATTTGTTTGCCAATCTTCTACAAATCTGATACCAGGGGCTTGGCTTAAAATTTCTCTAGCCTCATGTGGACTAAAAGGTGTCTCGAATTCCAGGTTAATTGCTTCTGAATGGGCGCGAAGTACGGGAACCCGCACACAAGTGGCAGTAATTCTGATTTCTTGACTACCAAATATTTTTCGGGTTTCGTTGACCATTTTTAGTTCTTCCTCACAATATCCTAAATCGGTCATTGGGGAATTATGGGGAAATAAGTTAAAGGCCAATGGATAAGGTAATACCTCAGCAACTGCCGGATGTCCTTGTAATATAGCACTGGTTTGGGTTTTGACCTCCTCCATTGCCTTAGCACCAGCACCACTAGCAGATTGATAGGTGGCAGCAACAATGCGTTTTACTGGTTTAACCTTATGCAATGGCCATACTGCCAAGGTCATTAAAATTGTTGTGCAGTTGGGATTAGCAATAATGCCTCTATGACTAGCTGCGTTTTGGGGATTCACCTCTGGTACTACTAAGGGAACTTCTTGGTTCATCCTGAAGGCGCTGGAGTTATCAATTACAACTGCGTCTTTTTCGATAGCTACACCAGCCCAGGTTTTGGATATCCCACCACCAGCACTAGCCAACACTATATCAATTTTATCGAAGGAATGATCGCTAACAGACTCAATGGGGATATTTTCTCCTTTAAATTTGATCGTTTTCCCCGAACTCCGTGCTGATGCCAGCAACTTTAAGTCAGCAAGGGGAAAATCCCGGTTTTCCAATAGTTCGAGTAACTCTGTGCCAACAGCACCAGTCGCACCCAAAATAGCTACATGATAGGATTTAGACAAATTCACGTCCTCCTTTAACAGGTTATTAGCGATTTTTTTGTATAACTCAATATTTCTATATTGACAAGATTCAGAAATCAAACGAATTTGTATACTTAATCGGATTTTTCACATCTGGTATATTTTAAAAGCAGTTATAGCGCTTTCTTTACTTGATAATAATAATTTTAATTTTTGTTGGTAATAAGTAATCTTTTAGTATTCATTTTGTTTAATTATACACTACTTCATACCAAACTGCTAAGCCAGATAAAAATAGATCATATTCAAGTTGGATATCTTTAAGATATTAATACCTAATTATAGGATCACCTCGGTTGGCTAATGACAAGATTATATCAATAATAGTTATATATTATAATATAACTATTATTGATATACTATCATATGGATATCTCAGACTCATTAAAAAACACTGTAGCTATGTTGATAGGATATCACAGTGTGAGCAATCTGAGTAGAAATTTGGCTCTAATGCTTAATTAAAGTATGTTTCCCTGCACCCTGACCAACTTCAAGGGTTCTGAGCCTATCTTCTGATAAGAAAATATTCCAGCAAAGTGCTAACTCCCTCTCTATTGGCAGTAAACTAGATATCTGCTGAAGGAGAAACTTTTCCGGACTGGATTTGATCATAGCTGCAAGACGTACTCGACAGCTAAAAAGTTCTTCAATCTTTCCTCGCATTCAGATTATGCCATTATCAGCGAGTTGTGGAGAATATTGACGTATAAAAAATCTAGATGCGGAACTAAGGTAAAATTGATTGAGCGGTTGTGGACAAGTTGAATATCGTAATTTGCATCTTACTGTCAATTTAATAAATGCCCCGATAGCTTAGTGTGCCTTAAGCCATATTATAGAGTACGCATGGCAAGTGCGGAATTTACCCCTGTGAAAAACAACCCGCCTTTCGGACTTGTCAGAAGCAGGAAGCAACCAGCAAAACCCTCAATAGTAGGAGCCATTTGTATTGGTTTTGTGTTGCATAAGGACCAGCCTTATAGACTGGTCAAAGCAGGAAGCAAACATCAAAATGTTCTAGTTATCTAAACTATGAACTATTTGTTTAGTTATTGTGTTGCACATCAAGTTAATAACGCAAGCGATACGCTTCTTGTGTGTACTCTCAAGATGAAAACACCAAAAAACAGAGACAAAGTATGAAAGTTACCCAGGAAAAACTTGAGAAAAGTCAGATTGGACTAGAAATAGAGATTACACCAGAAATTACCAAACAAAAATACGAACAGGTCATTAGAAATTTAAGTGGTACTGTAAATATTCCTGGGTTTCGCAGAGGCAAAGTACCCCGGCAGATATTATTACAGCGCCTGGGCGTAGGTCGCATCAAAGCAGCCGTCCTGGAAGAACTAGTCCCTGATGGCATTGAAAAAGCAGTTAAACAAGAAGCAATTTCAGCCATTGGTCAACCACGATTACGCTCCTCTTTTGATGAATTGATTAATAATTATGAACCTGGGAAAGCCCTGATTTTTTCAGCTGCTGTCGATGTAGAACCAGAAGTGATTATTAATCAGTACACAGGTTTTCAACTTCAAGCAGAGGAGATCAACTACGATTCCACAAAGGTCGATACCGTTTTAGACAAAGAACGGCAACAAATGGCAACCTTGATTCCCGTGGAAGGACGAGCATCCCAAATTGGTGATATCGCCGTGGTTGATTTTAAAGGTGTAATTACTAAAGCTGAAGGTGAAGACGAGTCAACAGAACCTACACCGATTCCTGGTGGAGAAGCAACTGATTTTCAAGTTGAATTGGAAGAGGATAAGTTTATCCCTGGTTTCATCTCCGGTATGCTGGGAATGAACCCTGGAGAAACGAGAGAAATTCCGGCTCAGTTTCCAGATCCTTATGCGAACCAGGAATTAGCTGGTAAACCCGCACTGTTTACTGTGACACTCAAAGAAATCAAGGAAAAAGAACTACCAGAACTGAATGACGATTTTGCTCAAGAAGTGAGTGAATTTGAAACATTGGCACAATTGCGGGCATCTTTAGAGGAACGATCTCAAAAAGAAGCTCAAGATCAAACCAAAGCTAATCAGCAAGAAGCTTTGTTGGCAGAACTGATAAAGCATGTGGAGATAGATTTACCTACAACCTTGATTGATCAAGAAGTCGATACTATGCTCACACAAACAGCAATGAAACTGTCAGAGCAAGGATTAGAGGTGAGAAAGCTGTTTACCCAAGATATTATTCCTCAATTGCGGGAGCGATCACAGCCAGAAGCAATTGAGCGCCTCAAACGTTCCCTAGCCCTCCAAGAAATTGGCAACCGCGAATCCATCCAAATTACATCCGCAGAAATAACAGCCAGAGTCAATGAATTGTTAGAACAGTATGCTGACGAGGAAATAGATGAGGAAAGACTGCAAGCAGTGGTGGAAAAGGAACTAAAAAACGAAAAAATCATTGATTGGCTTTTAGCAAACTCATCTGTGGAACTAGTACCAGTTGGTTCTCTCAGCACCACAGAAGAAACTGATTCAGAAGATCACAGCACTGAAGCAGAATAGGGTGTAGGGTTTGGGGAG
It encodes the following:
- the dapA gene encoding 4-hydroxy-tetrahydrodipicolinate synthase is translated as MGDFGTIVTAMITPFKPDGSVNYDVAAKLAVHLVDNGTDTLVVCGTTGESPTLTWDEEYQLFVEVLQAVEGKAKVIAGCGSNSTTEAIAATQKAAKIGIHGSLQVVPYYNKPPQAGLYQHFEAIAQACPELPMLLYNVPGRTGQNLCPETVVQLAKIDNIVGIKEASGNLDQASEIRRLTPKEFQIYAGDDSLTLPLLAIGSKGVVSVASHLVGNQLKQMIKSFNMGSMEIATEIHLQLFPLFKALFLTTNPIPVKQALKLQGWEVGSVRSPLWEADAEICQKIEDVLNKLSLI
- a CDS encoding ribonuclease J, with protein sequence MAKNELDSTLKIIPLGGLHEIGKNTCVFEYEDEIILLDAGLAFPTEAMHGVNIVLPDTTYLRENRHKIKGMIVTHGHEDHIGGIAFHLKQFDIPVIYGPRLAMAMLEGKLEEAGVRDHTELRTVMPRDIVRIGKAFFVEYIRNTHSIADSFTVAIHTPLGVVIHTGDFKIDHTPVDGEKFDLQRLAEHGEKGVLCLLSDSTNSEVPGFTPSERSVFPNLDRVFSQATGRLFVTTFASSVHRINMILQLAKKHNRVVTVVGRSMLNLIAHARNLGYIKCEDNLFQPLHTVRGMPDENVLILTTGSQGETMAAMTRIANKEHPHIKIWEGDTVVFSANPIPGNTIAVVNTIDKLMMQGAKVVYGRDKGIHVSGHGCQEEQKLMIALTRPKFFVPFHGEHRMLVKHAETAQSMGIPAENMIIIQNGDVIELTEESIRVAGKVSSGIELVDTTSSGMVSAKVLQERQRMASEGLVTIAAAIDWNGKLLAKPEIHMQGVVTSIDRALLLKWVQQRIEEILTVRWSEFVTGNEANDIDWGGLQVMLEKELQRSLRRELQCQPCLTLLMQIPEEPPVSVKAAADGRRRRTRPTAQVAS
- a CDS encoding aspartate-semialdehyde dehydrogenase: MSKSYHVAILGATGAVGTELLELLENRDFPLADLKLLASARSSGKTIKFKGENIPIESVSDHSFDKIDIVLASAGGGISKTWAGVAIEKDAVVIDNSSAFRMNQEVPLVVPEVNPQNAASHRGIIANPNCTTILMTLAVWPLHKVKPVKRIVAATYQSASGAGAKAMEEVKTQTSAILQGHPAVAEVLPYPLAFNLFPHNSPMTDLGYCEEELKMVNETRKIFGSQEIRITATCVRVPVLRAHSEAINLEFETPFSPHEAREILSQAPGIRFVEDWQTNHFPMPIEASGRDEVLVGRIRQDISHPCCLELWLCGDQIRKGAALNAVQIAELLIEKNWLSH
- the tig gene encoding trigger factor, whose protein sequence is MKVTQEKLEKSQIGLEIEITPEITKQKYEQVIRNLSGTVNIPGFRRGKVPRQILLQRLGVGRIKAAVLEELVPDGIEKAVKQEAISAIGQPRLRSSFDELINNYEPGKALIFSAAVDVEPEVIINQYTGFQLQAEEINYDSTKVDTVLDKERQQMATLIPVEGRASQIGDIAVVDFKGVITKAEGEDESTEPTPIPGGEATDFQVELEEDKFIPGFISGMLGMNPGETREIPAQFPDPYANQELAGKPALFTVTLKEIKEKELPELNDDFAQEVSEFETLAQLRASLEERSQKEAQDQTKANQQEALLAELIKHVEIDLPTTLIDQEVDTMLTQTAMKLSEQGLEVRKLFTQDIIPQLRERSQPEAIERLKRSLALQEIGNRESIQITSAEITARVNELLEQYADEEIDEERLQAVVEKELKNEKIIDWLLANSSVELVPVGSLSTTEETDSEDHSTEAE